GGAGGCGCGCGACCTTCTCATCGAGCTTCTTCGGCAGCACGTAGACCGCATTCTTGTCGTACTTGGTGCCCGAGACGGTCGGCTTGCCCTGCGCCGCGAGATGCAGGTCGATCTGCGCGAGCACCTGGTTGGTGAACGAGGAGCTCATCACGAACGACGGATGGCCGGTGGCGCAGCCGAGGTTGAGGAGACGGCCTTCGGCGAGGATGAGCACCGAGTGCCCGTCCGGGAAGACCCACTCGTCGAACTGGGGCTTGATGTTGTTGCGGACGATGCCCTTGTAGTTCTTGAGGCCGGCCATGTCGATCTCGTTGTCGAAGTGGCCGATGTTCCCGACGATCGCCTTGTCCTTCATCCGCGCCATGTGCTCGACCGAGATGATGTCGGCGTTGCCGGTGGCGGTGACGAAGACGTCGGCGCTGGAGACCACCTCGTCGAGCGTCGTGACCTGGTAGCCCTCCATCGCCGCCTGGAGCGCGCAGATGGGATCGATCTCGACGATGATCACGCGCGCGCCTTGGCCCTTGAGCGCCTGGGCCGAGCCCTTACCCACGTCGCCGTAGCCGAGCACGACCGCGACCTTGCCGGCGAGCATCACGTCCGACGCGCGGAGGATGCCGTCGGTGAGCGAATGGCGGCAGCCATACAGGTTGTCGAACTTCGACTTGGTCACCGAGTCGTTGACGTTGATCGCCGGGAAGAGGAGCTTGCCGGCGGCCATCATCTCGTAGAGGCGATGCACGCCGGTCGTGGTCTCCTCGGAGACGCCCTTGATCGCCTTGCCGACGTTCGTCCAGCGCTTCGGGTCCTCCTTGATGGTCTTGCGGAGCAGCTCGAGGATGACGCCCCACTCCTCGGGTTCGTTCGCGGCGTCGAACGCGGGGACCGCGCCGGCGGCCTCGAACTCGGTGCCCTTGATCACGAGCATCGTCGCGTCGCCACCGTCATCGAGGATGAGGTTCGGGCCGGCGCCATCGGGCCACATGAGCGCCTGCTCGGTGCACCACCAGTACTCCTCGAGGGTCTCACCCTTCCAGGCGAAGACCGGGATGCCGCGCGGCTGCGCGACCGAGCCGTCCTTGCCCACCGCGACCGCCGCGGCGGCATGGTCCTGCGTCGAGAAGATGTTGCACGACACCCAGCGCACGTCGGCGCCGAGCTCGGCGAGCGTCTCGATGAGCACCGCCGTCTGGATGGTCATGTGCAGCGAGCCCATGATCCGCGCGCCGGCGAGCGGCTTCTTGCCCTTGTACTCGGCGCGGAGCGCCATGAGGCCCGGCATCTCGTACTCGGCGAGACGGATCTCGTTGCGGCCCCAGTCGGCCAGCGAGATGTCGGCGACCTTGAACGCGGGACGGCCGGTGGACTTCACGGCGTCGAACGGGTGAAGCGAGGGAGCGACGGCGGTCATCGGAACCTTTGATGAATGTTGAAGGAAGAAGGACGAAAGCGCGTGTTGCGTGATGCGGACAGGCTGCTGGATGCGAGGACGAGGTGCACTTCCATCCTCCATCCTTCGGCCCTCATCCGGTGCCCAGCACCGCGACGAACAGGTTCGGCCCCTTCGCCTGCGGCGCGGCGGGAAGCGCGTGGTGGCGGATCGACGCGAAGCCCGCGTCGGACGACCACCGGGTCAACTGGTCCGCGTCGAACCCCAACCAGACATGCCCCATCGTCTGGCGATACTCCACGCGGTCGTGCGGCTGCATGTCCACCAACAACAGGCGTCCCCCCTCGCCGCGGAGCGTCCGCCGGATCTCGGCGAGCGCCGCGGCGGGATCCGCCACGTAGTGCAACACCAACGACAGCACGGCGACGTCGAGCGTGGCGTCCGCCAGCGGCAGCGCCTCGAGCGAGCCTTCGCGCAGGTCCACGTTGTCGAGCGTGGAGAGCCGCGCCCGCGCCGCCTTCAACATCGCCGGCGACTCGTCGACGGCCACCACGCTTTGCACGAACGGGGCCATCACTTCTGCCAACTGGCCCGTGCCGCACCCGAGGTCTCCGACGGTCGCACCCGCGTCCAGCAATCCGGCCAGGGAGAAGAGCTCCGTGCGGGCACCGAACAGCTCGGAACGCACGCGGTCCCACTGCCCTGCCGAGCTGGCGAAGAACGCCTGCGACCGCGTCTGCCGTTCCGCGAGCACTCCCTTCACCCGTTCCGCATCACGGCGCGACGCGGGCAGGGTCCGGAGCTCCTCGCGCACGGAGGTCCAGAGCCGGCGCGTCCCCGCGTCCAGTTCGCGGGAATCGTGCCGGTAACGATTCGACGTCCCGTCCTCGCGCGCCGCGATCCACCCGGTGTCGGCCAGCACCTTGAGGTGCCGGCTCACCGTGGACTGCGGCAGCTGCAGGACGGTCCGCAACTCGGAGACCGTCAGCTCATGGCGCTCCAGCAACAGGAGGAGCCGCGTGCGGATCGGGTCGGCGAGTGCCGCCAGGCGGTCGTGGAGGGCTGGTCGTTTCATCCGTATATCCGGATGAAAGGTTGCTCAACGCAGGCGCCCCGTCAACCCCGGGCGGGATCCGCTCGGGGGACGGGGCGTCGGACCGCGACTCGGCGGTCGGGCGGCTCAGTGCCGTGCGTAGACCGGCTGCACAGGCCGCGCGCTCTCGCCCAGCACGCCGACGAGCCGCTGCACCTGGCGGAACGAGGCGGTGATCGGGCGCGCACGCACCGTCCACTTCACGCCCTCCGAGCAGGGCGGCGTGGTGAGCGACCCATGATACGTGAAGACCTGCTCCGATTCCGTCGCGCGGGCATCCAGCAGCTTCGCGAGGTCCACCGGCGCGCGGAACCGCACGCTGTCGCCCGCATGGTCCGGCAACCGCGCGATGAGGGCCTCGAGTTCGGGGTTGTCCTTCGGGCCGATCGCGATGAAGATGCCGAGCACCGCCAGTTCACCCTTCGCATTCGCGTGCACCAGATGGAGCTCGGCCGGGAACGCACGGCCCTGGATCGTGTGCTCGCTCGGGTGATGGAAGTGGAACTGGAGCGAGTTGAAGTGCCCCCCCTCCGCCGTCAGGTCGCTCGGCTTCTCGAGTGCGGCCTGTACCGTGTGTCCGTTGTGGAAGAGCACGAAGGGCGACGGGATGAACTTCTCCTCGATGCGTGCGGCGTGCGGCGCGACCGCGCCGCCCAGATCGATGGGCGACTGCTCATGCCCGACCGAGCAGGTGCGCCACGCCGGATCGATCCGCCCCCAGGCCTGCGGCCCCTCGGCGCCTTCGTAGGTCCAGTGCGGCGCGTGGGCGGCGGCGGCGGAGGGCGTGCCGTGCGAAGCCGCCCCGGAGGGGGCGTGGGACTGCGCCGCCAGCGGCGCGGCAACGAGGAGCGGCAGGAGGGCGAGCACGGCACGGCGCATGGGACGACTCCGCGAAGGACTGGTGAGAATGACCGGTCCTATCAGTGTCGGCCCGACCCGTCCCGCCCTGAACCGCCGCTCTCACCCCGTGACGGCGCGCACGAAGGACTGGAGACGGTCGGCCGAGAGACGGCCTTCGATGCGCACCCCGGAGCAGACATCGAGCCCGTGCGGCCCCACCGCATCGACCGCCGCGCGCGCATTCTCGGCGCGGAGGCCCCCCGCGAGCCAGACGGGCACCCCGCTCTCCTGGACGATGCGACGGCTGAGCGACCAGTCATGCACGCGGCCCGTGCCGCCCAACTCCTTCACAGCGGCGCTCGGGTTCCCTGAATCGAGCAGAAGCTCATCGACCGCCGGCGCGAGGGCGAGCGCCTCGTCCACCGACGACGCGTCACGCACATGGACGACCTGCACGATGACGATCCCCGGCAACGCCGCGCGCAGCACCGCATGCGCACCGGGCGCGAGGGCATCGACCAGCTGCACCGTATTCACCCCCGCCTCCCGCACCTGCGCGGCGATCGCGTGCGGATCGGTGCGCGACGTGAGCAGGAAGGTGCGGACCTCGCGCGGCGCCCAGCGCGCGACCTCACGGATCGTCGCGTCATCGATGACGCCCGGCCCGCTCGGCATCTGCGAGACGAGCCCCAGCGCCGACGCGCCATGGACGAGCGCCAACTCGGCCTCCGCGACCCCCGCGATGCAGCAGACCTTGACCCTCATCCGTGTCCGCGCTCGAGGGCCGCGGTCGCTCCGCCGAGTGCCGAGCCCACGTAGCAGTGCATCCCGACGTGCTGGAGTCCGGCGCGACGGAAGTGCCGGCGATAGAACTCCGGGCTGCGATGATGCCAGTCGCTGCGGTCTCCCTCGATCTCGTCCTCGGTGGTGTACGCCTCGAGGTAGGTGACGCCTCCCAGCAGCGACGCGATCCCCGCGAGCCCGGGACCGAGCTCGCCGTCGGGCACATAGTGGAGCACGTCGCAGACGACCACGAGGTCGAACGGCCCCCCGAGACCGAGCGTGCCGACGGTGCCGAACGCGCCACGCACGATCCCGCGCCGTGCGCCGAACCGCCGCACCACATACTCGCTCGACTCCACGCCCACGTAGCGGACGCCGGGTCGCAGCTTGCGCAGGTGCGCGCGCCACGGTCCCTCCCCGCACCCCACGTCGAGCACGGAGCGGATGGGGCGCTCGAGGAGCGACTCGGCGATCGCGGTCACGAGGTGCACCTTCCGCGCGACCGCGGCCGGCGTGATGACGCGCCGCGCGGGGTCGTGGTACCAGCGGCGGTAGTAGTGCTCGTCGTACGCCTTGGGGCTCATGCGGCGCCTCCGGCGCGGCGGATCGCGCGCACGTCCGCGCGCGCACGACCGTGGCGGTCGGCGAGGGCGAGCGTGACCAACCCGCGTCCGAGCTGCTCACCGGTGAGCGATCCGTACGCCTCGCGAACGCGCCCCAATCCCACCAGCGCGATCGCGCCGAGCGCGGCATCGAGCGTGATCGCGTAGAACCGCTCCATCGGCCGCGAATCGTCCCGATCGCTGCCGCTGACGAACGCCGGCTGGGCGACCAGCCAGGGGAGCGGGCCCTCGCGCAGTTCGCGCTCCATCCGCCCACGGACCGCGACGTACCTGTTCCCGCTCCGCTCGTCGGCGCCGATCGCCGAGAGATAGGTGAAGCGCGGCAGCGACCCGCACGCGACCGCCGCGTCGCGCAGCATCGCGGTGAGGCCGTAGTCGATGCGCTCGTAGGCGTCGTCGATCCCCTCGGCGGCGGCGCGACGGCGCGTCGTGCCCAGCAGGGCGAACACATGGTCGGGGCGGAGTCCGGCGAGGGTCGCGGCCATGGCGGCGGGTTCCCACGGGGACTCGTCCACGACGGCACCGAGCGCGCCGAACCGCGCTCGCCAGCGATCGGCGCCGGACGACCCGGGACGGAGATGGGCGACGGTCCGGACCCCAGCAGCGACGAGGGACGCGGCCACGGCGCGACCGGTGTAACCGGTCGCGCCGGCGACGAAGGCGACGGGCGGTGTGCTCACGTCACGAAGGTAGCCCGGCGGGCGCGCCGCTCCAACTGGAACGGAGGGACGCCGCGCCGGCGTTCATCGACCATGACGAAGACTCCCGACGTCCTCATCGTCGGCGGCGGACTGGCCGGACTCGCGGCAGCCCGCACGCTCACTTCGCACGGGATCGCCGCCCAGGTGCTCGAGGCCGCGCACGACGTGGGCGGACGGGTCGCCACCGACGAGGTCGAGGGCTTCCTGCTCGACCGCGGCTTCCAGGTGCTGCTCGACTCCTACCCCGAGGCGCGGCGGGCCCTCGACATGCGGGCGCTCGACCTGCGGCCGTTCGCGGCGGGTGCGCTCATCCGGCGACGGGGTCGCACCGGACGCGTGGGGGATCCCTGGCGCGACCCGCTCGCCGGCATGCGTTCTCTCGTCAGCGGCGCGTTCACGCCCGCCGATGCCTGGCGGATGATGCGACTCCGCAGCGATGCGCTCCTTGGCGCGCCCGCCGAGCCCGACGCCGCGACCCAGACGGCCGCCCGCTCACTCGCGGAGCGGGGGTTCTCCGAGCGCGCCCTCGACGCGTTCTTCCGTCCCTTCTTCGGCGGCGTCTTCCTCGACGCGCAGCTCTCGGCGCCGCGCGGCTGGTTCGATTTCCTGTTCGGCATGTTCGCCACCGGCCGCGCGACGTTGCCGGGGGCCGGGATGCGTGCGATCCCGCGGCAGCTCGCGGCGGGCCTCCCGGTCGGCGCGGTCCGCACGGGCGCGCGCGTGCGCGCCCTGCGCGCGGACGGCGTGGAGATCGACGGTGGCGAGGTGCTCCGCGCCCGCGCGGTGATCATCGCCACCGACGCGCGGCACCTCGCCGTGCTGGTGCCCGGCATGCGCGCGCCGAGTTGGGTGGGATGCACGACGCTCCACTACGCGGCGGCATCCACGCCACTCGACGAACCCGCCCTCATGCTGAACGGCGACCCGCGGAGCGGGCCGGTCAACCACCTGTGCGTGCCGAGCGACATCGCGCCGCGTTACGCGCCGGCCGGACAGCATCTCGTCTCCGCGACGGTGATCGGCGTGCCGGCCCAGGATGACGCGACGCTCGACCGCGAGGCCCGATCGCAGCTCGCGCACTGGTTCTCGGCGCGCACCGTCGCCGACTGGCGGTTGCTGCGCGTCTCGCGCGTGGCGCACACGCTGCCGCGCCTGACACCGGGGGCGAACGTGGAGCGCGCCGTGCGCGTGAGCACCGGCCTGTATGCCTGCGGCGATCATCTCGAGACACCAAGCATCAACGGCGCGCTCCGCAGTGGGAGGCGCGCCGCCGAGGCCCTGCTCGAGGATTGGGGACTCCGCGACGGCATCGCCGTCGCGTAGCGGTCAGCCGGTCGTCAGGAATCCGCAGCCGAGTCCTTGGGCGTGGCTCGTGGCGAAGATGCCCGAGGGCATGCGGATGACGCCCGGAACGAGGCTGTCGTGGACGAGCTTGCGCGCATCCTGCCGCGGGATCTTGCGCCGCTCGGCCACCTGCGCGATCACCCCGCCGAGGGCCAGGTCGCACGCGAGCACGATGACGCCGCGGCTGATGAGGGTGTCCATCGCGCCATCCGCCCACGTGAGCGCGTAGCGGGCGCCGGCCGGGATATTGATGAACGGATTCCGCTTCGCGGGCTCCCCGGTGACCGGATCCTTGAGATCGTTCTGCTTGGCGATCTCGCCATCCTCCCAGACGGCATCGCCGCACGCGAGCGGCACGCCCTTGTGGCGGAGGATCATCACCGCCGTCAGGTCGCTGTCCCCCAGGCCGAGGGTGGCCTTGTAACCGGCCAGGAACGAGCGGGCCTGATGGAACACCACGCCCTCGGCGATCTCGGGCGAGTCGAAGGCCATGCGATACTTGCCGGTGACCTTCGCCGTCCACGACATGTCCCACTCGCCCTGTGCCTGGCCGGCGGCCTGCGCCTCGAGCGAGCGAGGATCGAGGGAACCCGCCGCCAGCGAACCGGCGGCGAGGAGCGAAGCCTGCTTGAGGAAGTCACGCCGCTGCGTCATCTGGAGCTCTCGGGGCTGGGGTGGCGGTCGCATCAATTGTCTCCGCTTGGTCGCCTTCGCGCCAGAGCAGCAGCGCGAGGAGGATCGCGCCGGTCGTGACGCCCATGTCGGCGACATTGAACGTCCAGAACCGCCAGCTCGCGGTGCCGACGTCGATGAAGTCGACGACGCCCTTGGTGTGGCGGAGGCGGTCGAGGAGGTTGCCGAACGCCCCCGCGGCGATGAGGGCCAGGGCCGCAGGCGTGGCGCGCGCGCCCGGGGCACTCTGCCGATGCAGGCGATACAGGTACACGATCATCCCCAGCGCGATCGCGCTGAAGACGATGCGGGACGAGGCGCCGAGCGAGAGGTTCATCGCGGCGCCGGTGTTGTACGTGAGCGTCCAGCGCAGCCAAGGCGCGACGACATCGACCGGGACGTGGAGCGCGAGCGCGGCCTCGGCCCAGCGCTTCGAGAGCACGTCGGCGATGACGATCAGCGCGACGAGCGACCAGAAGATCCGGTCGCGAGTCGCGGTGTTCGGCGGGAGGGTCAGGGTGGGTTCGTTCATGCGTGGGCGGTAAGTTACTCGACCGTGCGTACGTGAGGTACGCACGTCGCGTTTCCCGTGTTCCCCCCTCCTCCCCTCCCCGCCCGCGTGCCGACGCTCCACGGCGCCGCCCCCCTCCCGATCGATGCGGTCCTCCCCGAGGTGCTCGCGGCGCTCGCCGGCGCGCGCGCCGCGGTGCTCGTCGCACCGCCCGGGGCGGGCAAGACGACCCGGCTCCCGCTCGCGTTGCTCGATGCCCCGTGGGCGGCGGGCGGACGGATCCTCGTGCTCGAGCCGCGCCGCATCGCTGCGCGCGCCGCGGCGACCCAGATGGCCCGGCTCCTGGGCGAAGCGCCGGGCGAGACGGTCGGTTATCGGGTGCGGCACGAGTCGCGCGTGGGCCCGCGGACGCGCGTGGAGGTCGTGACCGAGGGCATCCTGACGCGGATGGTGCAGGACGACCCCGCGCTCGACGGCGTGGCCGCAGTGCTCTTCGACGAGTTCCACGAACGGCATCTCACCGCCGATCTCGGCCTCGCGCTCGTGCTCGAGGCGCGGGCGCTGGTACGTGACGACCTGCGGCTCGTGGTGATGTCGGCGACGCTCGAGGCCGCGCCGGTCGCCGCGCTGCTCGGCGACGCGCCGGTGATCGTGAGCGAGGGCCGCGCCTTCCCCGTGACGACCGAGTGGCGGCCCTCGCGTGCGGACCAGCCGCCCGCCCTCGGCGTGGCGGCCGCGGTCCGTGACGCCTGGTCGCGAACGACCGGTGACCTGCTCGTCTTCCTGCCGGGGATCGCCGAGATCGACCGGGTCCGTCGCCTGCTCGTCGACGACGCCTCGCTCGCGGACGCCGAGGTGCTGCTGCTGCACGGCGGACTCACGCTCGGCGAACAGGACCACGTGCTGCGGCGGCGCGGCGCACAGCGCCGCGTGGTGCTGTCGACGGCGATCGCCGAGTCGTCGGTCACGTTGGAGGACGTGCGCGTGGTGATCGACTCGGGACTCGCCCGCATTCCGCGTTTCTCGCCGCGGAGCGGGATGACACGACTCGAGACCACGCGCGTGTCGCAGGCATCGGCCGACCAGCGACGCGGCCGCGCGGGACGCGTCGCCCCGGGCCTCTGCGTGCGGCTCTGGAGCGAGGGCGACCAGGTGTCGCTGCCGGTGCGCGCGGTGCCGGAGATCCTCGAGGCGGACCTCGCACCGCTCGCGCTCGAGCTGGCCTGTGCGGGCGTGATGGAGGCGACCGCGCTGCGGTGGCTCGATGCGCCACCGGCCGGCGCACTCGCGCAGGGCCGCGCGCTCCTCGCCGACCTTGGCGCGCTCGGCGCGGACGGTCGCGTGACGGCGCACGGCCGCGCGATGGCCGCGATGGGGATCGCGCCCCGGCTCGCGCACCTGGTGATCGCAGGCGCGGCGCGCGGCGAAGCCACGCTCGCGTGCGAGGTGGCCGCGCTCCTCGCGGAGCGCGACATCCTGCGGCGCGAGGCCGCGGAGCACGATGCCGACCTGCGCACGCGCATCGAGGCCCTGCGCGGTCAGGGAGGCGATGTCGATCGCGCACGCACCGATCGCGTCCGCCAGGAGGCGCGCGCGCTCCGCCGCGGGCTCGGACGCGAGGCGCGCGATGACGCCGAGTCGCTCGCCGACGTCGGTGGACTCGTCGCCCTCGCGTATCCGGACCGCATCGCCATGCGACGCGACGGCGAGGCCGCGCGCTTCCTGCTGCGCAACGGGCGCGGCGCGAGGCTCGAACGCTCGAACGCGCTCGCACGCGCCGACTTCCTCGCCGTCGCCGACCTCGATGGCGACCCCGCCGAGAGCCGGATCTGGCTGGCGGCACCGCTCGACGAGGCGGCGGTCCGCGCGGCACTCGGCGCCGCGGTCGTGACCGAGCGCGAGGTGACGTGGGACGCG
This window of the Gemmatimonadota bacterium genome carries:
- a CDS encoding adenosylhomocysteinase, giving the protein MTAVAPSLHPFDAVKSTGRPAFKVADISLADWGRNEIRLAEYEMPGLMALRAEYKGKKPLAGARIMGSLHMTIQTAVLIETLAELGADVRWVSCNIFSTQDHAAAAVAVGKDGSVAQPRGIPVFAWKGETLEEYWWCTEQALMWPDGAGPNLILDDGGDATMLVIKGTEFEAAGAVPAFDAANEPEEWGVILELLRKTIKEDPKRWTNVGKAIKGVSEETTTGVHRLYEMMAAGKLLFPAINVNDSVTKSKFDNLYGCRHSLTDGILRASDVMLAGKVAVVLGYGDVGKGSAQALKGQGARVIIVEIDPICALQAAMEGYQVTTLDEVVSSADVFVTATGNADIISVEHMARMKDKAIVGNIGHFDNEIDMAGLKNYKGIVRNNIKPQFDEWVFPDGHSVLILAEGRLLNLGCATGHPSFVMSSSFTNQVLAQIDLHLAAQGKPTVSGTKYDKNAVYVLPKKLDEKVARLHLEKLGVKLTKLTEKQAAYIGVPVEGPYKPDHYRY
- a CDS encoding metalloregulator ArsR/SmtB family transcription factor — its product is MKRPALHDRLAALADPIRTRLLLLLERHELTVSELRTVLQLPQSTVSRHLKVLADTGWIAAREDGTSNRYRHDSRELDAGTRRLWTSVREELRTLPASRRDAERVKGVLAERQTRSQAFFASSAGQWDRVRSELFGARTELFSLAGLLDAGATVGDLGCGTGQLAEVMAPFVQSVVAVDESPAMLKAARARLSTLDNVDLREGSLEALPLADATLDVAVLSLVLHYVADPAAALAEIRRTLRGEGGRLLLVDMQPHDRVEYRQTMGHVWLGFDADQLTRWSSDAGFASIRHHALPAAPQAKGPNLFVAVLGTG
- a CDS encoding carbonic anhydrase family protein, which gives rise to MRRAVLALLPLLVAAPLAAQSHAPSGAASHGTPSAAAAHAPHWTYEGAEGPQAWGRIDPAWRTCSVGHEQSPIDLGGAVAPHAARIEEKFIPSPFVLFHNGHTVQAALEKPSDLTAEGGHFNSLQFHFHHPSEHTIQGRAFPAELHLVHANAKGELAVLGIFIAIGPKDNPELEALIARLPDHAGDSVRFRAPVDLAKLLDARATESEQVFTYHGSLTTPPCSEGVKWTVRARPITASFRQVQRLVGVLGESARPVQPVYARH
- a CDS encoding phosphoribosylanthranilate isomerase; this encodes MRVKVCCIAGVAEAELALVHGASALGLVSQMPSGPGVIDDATIREVARWAPREVRTFLLTSRTDPHAIAAQVREAGVNTVQLVDALAPGAHAVLRAALPGIVIVQVVHVRDASSVDEALALAPAVDELLLDSGNPSAAVKELGGTGRVHDWSLSRRIVQESGVPVWLAGGLRAENARAAVDAVGPHGLDVCSGVRIEGRLSADRLQSFVRAVTG
- a CDS encoding class I SAM-dependent methyltransferase translates to MSPKAYDEHYYRRWYHDPARRVITPAAVARKVHLVTAIAESLLERPIRSVLDVGCGEGPWRAHLRKLRPGVRYVGVESSEYVVRRFGARRGIVRGAFGTVGTLGLGGPFDLVVVCDVLHYVPDGELGPGLAGIASLLGGVTYLEAYTTEDEIEGDRSDWHHRSPEFYRRHFRRAGLQHVGMHCYVGSALGGATAALERGHG
- a CDS encoding NAD(P)H-binding protein, which translates into the protein MSTPPVAFVAGATGYTGRAVAASLVAAGVRTVAHLRPGSSGADRWRARFGALGAVVDESPWEPAAMAATLAGLRPDHVFALLGTTRRRAAAEGIDDAYERIDYGLTAMLRDAAVACGSLPRFTYLSAIGADERSGNRYVAVRGRMERELREGPLPWLVAQPAFVSGSDRDDSRPMERFYAITLDAALGAIALVGLGRVREAYGSLTGEQLGRGLVTLALADRHGRARADVRAIRRAGGAA
- a CDS encoding FAD-dependent oxidoreductase, with protein sequence MTKTPDVLIVGGGLAGLAAARTLTSHGIAAQVLEAAHDVGGRVATDEVEGFLLDRGFQVLLDSYPEARRALDMRALDLRPFAAGALIRRRGRTGRVGDPWRDPLAGMRSLVSGAFTPADAWRMMRLRSDALLGAPAEPDAATQTAARSLAERGFSERALDAFFRPFFGGVFLDAQLSAPRGWFDFLFGMFATGRATLPGAGMRAIPRQLAAGLPVGAVRTGARVRALRADGVEIDGGEVLRARAVIIATDARHLAVLVPGMRAPSWVGCTTLHYAAASTPLDEPALMLNGDPRSGPVNHLCVPSDIAPRYAPAGQHLVSATVIGVPAQDDATLDREARSQLAHWFSARTVADWRLLRVSRVAHTLPRLTPGANVERAVRVSTGLYACGDHLETPSINGALRSGRRAAEALLEDWGLRDGIAVA
- the lspA gene encoding signal peptidase II, with amino-acid sequence MNEPTLTLPPNTATRDRIFWSLVALIVIADVLSKRWAEAALALHVPVDVVAPWLRWTLTYNTGAAMNLSLGASSRIVFSAIALGMIVYLYRLHRQSAPGARATPAALALIAAGAFGNLLDRLRHTKGVVDFIDVGTASWRFWTFNVADMGVTTGAILLALLLWREGDQAETIDATATPAPRAPDDAAA
- the hrpB gene encoding ATP-dependent helicase HrpB, yielding MPTLHGAAPLPIDAVLPEVLAALAGARAAVLVAPPGAGKTTRLPLALLDAPWAAGGRILVLEPRRIAARAAATQMARLLGEAPGETVGYRVRHESRVGPRTRVEVVTEGILTRMVQDDPALDGVAAVLFDEFHERHLTADLGLALVLEARALVRDDLRLVVMSATLEAAPVAALLGDAPVIVSEGRAFPVTTEWRPSRADQPPALGVAAAVRDAWSRTTGDLLVFLPGIAEIDRVRRLLVDDASLADAEVLLLHGGLTLGEQDHVLRRRGAQRRVVLSTAIAESSVTLEDVRVVIDSGLARIPRFSPRSGMTRLETTRVSQASADQRRGRAGRVAPGLCVRLWSEGDQVSLPVRAVPEILEADLAPLALELACAGVMEATALRWLDAPPAGALAQGRALLADLGALGADGRVTAHGRAMAAMGIAPRLAHLVIAGAARGEATLACEVAALLAERDILRREAAEHDADLRTRIEALRGQGGDVDRARTDRVRQEARALRRGLGREARDDAESLADVGGLVALAYPDRIAMRRDGEAARFLLRNGRGARLERSNALARADFLAVADLDGDPAESRIWLAAPLDEAAVRAALGAAVVTEREVTWDATREVVRAVERERSGALVLRERVLREVPEEAVTDALLGAVRGAGVGVLPWSDGARALRARLAFAHTILPETYPATDDAALDTTLDAWLRPAIGGLRKLADVARVDLGAALLAPLAWSARAALDRLAPTHLEVPSGSRIAIDYADPASPVLAVRLQEVFGLAETPRVGDGRVALTIHLLSPAHRPVQVTRDLASFWRTGYFEVRKDLKGRYPRHPWPDDPLSAPATRRAKPRGT